A window of the Brassica oleracea var. oleracea cultivar TO1000 chromosome C1, BOL, whole genome shotgun sequence genome harbors these coding sequences:
- the LOC106322508 gene encoding UPF0725 protein At4g29550-like isoform X1, with amino-acid sequence MTSSSPKPNLCAKCQAEITDIGPPPRKRRIELTAAADDKSDDESTAAAPDDESSHSEFDDPVRSTDLHKFENSETGFFRDLANIYARFGLHSYNSRKGTNFQLSRVDKYINYGVFSYSLTFEATDPADGSCFTFQARVLRDDNVKGSYYRIMTEGCRIKPQIPGTREKIHRWEFDPEVYKDTLPDWYPDDALLLPSNDQFHQVGATCSFIFLPPLSFSFSLFVFIFALSQVQDSDILENDWLKLYADLAMYTLKEADMSLFESWLPLEISKVVVQTFEYVKSKEKLKAGNAIFYFSFKNLNAPPHGLCQDHRVIIRRTTDGLPGHACLDFKSCTGHNIFKASSV; translated from the exons ATGACGAGCTCATCACCCAAACCTAACCTTTGCGCGAAATGCCAG GCTGAGATTACAGACATTGGGCCACCACCGCGCAAGCGGAGGATTGAATTAACCGCCGCCGCAGATGATAAATCAGATGATGAATCCACCGCCGCCGCACCTGATGATGAATCCTCTCACAGT GAATTCGATGATCCAGTTCGTTCAACGGATCTGCACAAATTTGAAAATAGCGAAACAGGTTTCTTTCGTGACCTGGCTAACATTTATGCTAGATTTGGACTCCACTCCTACAATTCCCGCAAG GGCACCAACTTCCAGTTGTCAAGAGTAGACAAATATATTAACTATGGAGTTTTCAGTTATTCCTTAACCTTTGAGGCCACGGATCCGGCAGACGGTTCTTGTTTCACTTTCCAGGCGCGTGTTCTTAGAGATGACAATGTAAAAGGATCCTACTACAGAATAATGACCGAAGGTTGTAGGATCAAACCTCAAATTCCAG GCACTAGAGAAAAAATACATCGATGGGAGTTCGATCCAGAAGTTTACAAAGACACTCTACCTGATTGGTATCCGGATGATGCATTGTTGTTGCCGTCCAATGACCAGTTTCACCAAGTGGGGGCAACTTGTTCTTTTATATTTCTTCCGCCTCTATCCTTTTCTTTTTCGCTTTTTGTCTTTATTTTTGCTCTTTCACAGGTGCAAGATTCAGACATTCTTGAAAACGATTGGCTTAAACTGTATGCCGATCTTGCCATGTACACACTGAAGGAAGCCGACATGTCCCTGTTTGAGTCTTGGCTGCCTCTGGAGATCAGTAAGGTCGTTGTGCAGACTTTTGAATATGTCAAGTCAAAGGAAAAGCTCAAGGCCGGGAATGCAATCTTCTACTTCAGTTTCAAGAACTTGAATGCTCCTCCCCATGGTCTGTGCCAGGATCACAGAGTCATCATAAGAAGAACCACTGATGGGCTTCCAGGACACGCTTGTCTTGACTTCAAGTCTTGCACCGGTCATAATATTTTCAAGGCGAGTTCGGTCTGA
- the LOC106295047 gene encoding PRA1 family protein C has protein sequence MTTYGTIPSQANAASNQSMLGRAKGLISLGLSSRRPWLELVQWSSLSLPTSFSVATERIKTNIMIFRTNYLVIFVVAIFISMLWQPVHLAVFVVLIIAWLYVYSRDNEPLVIFGSVIDDSALVLTLLVLTLCIILLTNVTGGILLGVLAGLPVVLVHGMCRNTESLFVLEDDDEEKGVTMSVASSSHFSSSLTK, from the coding sequence ATGACAACGTATGGCACTATACCATCCCAAGCAAATGCCGCCTCGAACCAGAGCATGTTGGGACGAGCAAAAGGGTTGATCTCGTTAGGCCTTAGCTCTCGGAGACCATGGCTTGAACTTGTCCAATGGAGTTCCCTTAGCCTTCCTACCTCATTCAGTGTTGCCACAGAACGAATCAAAACCAACATCATGATCTTCCGAACCAACTATCTCGTCATCTTCGTTGTTGCTATCTTCATCAGCATGCTTTGGCAACCTGTCCACCTCGCGGTCTTCGTTGTCTTGATCATCGCATGGCTATATGTCTACTCTCGGGATAACGAACCACTGGTGATATTTGGCAGTGTGATCGATGATTCTGCTTTGGTGCTGACTTTGTTGGTCCTCACGCTCTGTATTATTCTATTGACTAACGTAACCGGTGGTATTCTGCTCGGGGTTTTGGCTGGTTTGCCCGTTGTTCTAGTTCATGGCATGTGTAGGAATACAGAGTCCTTGTTCGTCTTGGAAGATGATGATGAAGAGAAAGGAGTCACAATGAGCGTAGCATCCTCCTCGCATTTTTCTTCCTCTTTAACAAAATGA
- the LOC106322508 gene encoding UPF0725 protein At4g29550-like isoform X2 — MTSSSPKPNLCAKCQAEITDIGPPPRKRRIESTAAAPDDESSHSEFDDPVRSTDLHKFENSETGFFRDLANIYARFGLHSYNSRKGTNFQLSRVDKYINYGVFSYSLTFEATDPADGSCFTFQARVLRDDNVKGSYYRIMTEGCRIKPQIPGTREKIHRWEFDPEVYKDTLPDWYPDDALLLPSNDQFHQVGATCSFIFLPPLSFSFSLFVFIFALSQVQDSDILENDWLKLYADLAMYTLKEADMSLFESWLPLEISKVVVQTFEYVKSKEKLKAGNAIFYFSFKNLNAPPHGLCQDHRVIIRRTTDGLPGHACLDFKSCTGHNIFKASSV; from the exons ATGACGAGCTCATCACCCAAACCTAACCTTTGCGCGAAATGCCAG GCTGAGATTACAGACATTGGGCCACCACCGCGCAAGCGGAGGAT TGAATCCACCGCCGCCGCACCTGATGATGAATCCTCTCACAGT GAATTCGATGATCCAGTTCGTTCAACGGATCTGCACAAATTTGAAAATAGCGAAACAGGTTTCTTTCGTGACCTGGCTAACATTTATGCTAGATTTGGACTCCACTCCTACAATTCCCGCAAG GGCACCAACTTCCAGTTGTCAAGAGTAGACAAATATATTAACTATGGAGTTTTCAGTTATTCCTTAACCTTTGAGGCCACGGATCCGGCAGACGGTTCTTGTTTCACTTTCCAGGCGCGTGTTCTTAGAGATGACAATGTAAAAGGATCCTACTACAGAATAATGACCGAAGGTTGTAGGATCAAACCTCAAATTCCAG GCACTAGAGAAAAAATACATCGATGGGAGTTCGATCCAGAAGTTTACAAAGACACTCTACCTGATTGGTATCCGGATGATGCATTGTTGTTGCCGTCCAATGACCAGTTTCACCAAGTGGGGGCAACTTGTTCTTTTATATTTCTTCCGCCTCTATCCTTTTCTTTTTCGCTTTTTGTCTTTATTTTTGCTCTTTCACAGGTGCAAGATTCAGACATTCTTGAAAACGATTGGCTTAAACTGTATGCCGATCTTGCCATGTACACACTGAAGGAAGCCGACATGTCCCTGTTTGAGTCTTGGCTGCCTCTGGAGATCAGTAAGGTCGTTGTGCAGACTTTTGAATATGTCAAGTCAAAGGAAAAGCTCAAGGCCGGGAATGCAATCTTCTACTTCAGTTTCAAGAACTTGAATGCTCCTCCCCATGGTCTGTGCCAGGATCACAGAGTCATCATAAGAAGAACCACTGATGGGCTTCCAGGACACGCTTGTCTTGACTTCAAGTCTTGCACCGGTCATAATATTTTCAAGGCGAGTTCGGTCTGA
- the LOC106322508 gene encoding UPF0725 protein At4g29550-like isoform X3: MTSSSPKPNLCAKCQAEITDIGPPPRKRRIESTAAAPDDESSHSEFDDPVRSTDLHKFENSETGFFRDLANIYARFGLHSYNSRKGTNFQLSRVDKYINYGVFSYSLTFEATDPADGSCFTFQARVLRDDNVKGSYYRIMTEGCRIKPQIPGTREKIHRWEFDPEVYKDTLPDWYPDDALLLPSNDQFHQVGATCSFIFLPPLSFSFSLFVFIFALSQVQDSDILENDWLKLYADLAMYTLKEADMSLFESWLPLEISKVVVQTFEYVKSKEKLKAGNAIFYFSFKNLNAPPHGLCQDHRVIIRRTTDGLPGHACLDFKSCTGHNIFKASSV, encoded by the exons ATGACGAGCTCATCACCCAAACCTAACCTTTGCGCGAAATGCCAG GCTGAGATTACAGACATTGGGCCACCACCGCGCAAGCGGAGGATTGAAT CCACCGCCGCCGCACCTGATGATGAATCCTCTCACAGT GAATTCGATGATCCAGTTCGTTCAACGGATCTGCACAAATTTGAAAATAGCGAAACAGGTTTCTTTCGTGACCTGGCTAACATTTATGCTAGATTTGGACTCCACTCCTACAATTCCCGCAAG GGCACCAACTTCCAGTTGTCAAGAGTAGACAAATATATTAACTATGGAGTTTTCAGTTATTCCTTAACCTTTGAGGCCACGGATCCGGCAGACGGTTCTTGTTTCACTTTCCAGGCGCGTGTTCTTAGAGATGACAATGTAAAAGGATCCTACTACAGAATAATGACCGAAGGTTGTAGGATCAAACCTCAAATTCCAG GCACTAGAGAAAAAATACATCGATGGGAGTTCGATCCAGAAGTTTACAAAGACACTCTACCTGATTGGTATCCGGATGATGCATTGTTGTTGCCGTCCAATGACCAGTTTCACCAAGTGGGGGCAACTTGTTCTTTTATATTTCTTCCGCCTCTATCCTTTTCTTTTTCGCTTTTTGTCTTTATTTTTGCTCTTTCACAGGTGCAAGATTCAGACATTCTTGAAAACGATTGGCTTAAACTGTATGCCGATCTTGCCATGTACACACTGAAGGAAGCCGACATGTCCCTGTTTGAGTCTTGGCTGCCTCTGGAGATCAGTAAGGTCGTTGTGCAGACTTTTGAATATGTCAAGTCAAAGGAAAAGCTCAAGGCCGGGAATGCAATCTTCTACTTCAGTTTCAAGAACTTGAATGCTCCTCCCCATGGTCTGTGCCAGGATCACAGAGTCATCATAAGAAGAACCACTGATGGGCTTCCAGGACACGCTTGTCTTGACTTCAAGTCTTGCACCGGTCATAATATTTTCAAGGCGAGTTCGGTCTGA
- the LOC106342906 gene encoding thioredoxin-like 2-2, chloroplastic, with amino-acid sequence MAGVVRLSTTSVQAIRVSSSFATTLNSLKPCLPPNLNSDKRLRVLSSSPSCSSSHYPSSGLGSHIPLKRSKSKLVRVKVDETVAETEPPKWWERNAGPNMVDIHSTEEFLKALSEAGERLVIVEFYGTWCASCRALFPKLCKTAVEHPDILFLKVNFDENKPMCKSLNVKVLPYFHFYRGADGQLESFSCSLAKFQKIKDAIRLHNTDRCSIGPAKGPEGFTLESLSVQTNAAKPAGSS; translated from the exons ATGGCTGGAGTTGTGAGATTATCAACGACGTCGGTTCAGGCCATCCGCGTCTCTTCCTCCTTTGCGACCACTCTCAACTCTCTGAAACCTTGCTTACCTCCGAATCTGAATTCCGACAAGAGATTGCGTGTTCTATCGTCTTCTCCCTCGTGCTCGTCTTCTCATTACCCGTCTTCTGGTCTCGGAAGCCACATCCCTCTTAAACGATCCAAGAGCAAGTTGGTTCGCGTCAAG GTAGATGAGACTGTGGCCGAGACGGAGCCACCGAAATGGTGGGAGAGGAATGCTGGACCGAACATGGTCGACATTCATTCCACCGAAGAGTTCTTGAAGGCTTTGAGCGAAGCGGGGGAAAGACTAGTCATTGTAGAGTTTTATGGAACTTGGTGTGCTTCTTGCAGAGCATTGTTCCCAAAG CTTTGCAAGACAGCGGTGGAACATCCAGATATATTGTTTCTCAAAGTAAACTTTGATGAGAATAAACCAATGTGCAAGAGTTTAAACGTGAAAGTGCTTCCTTATTTCCACTTTTACCGTGGAGCTGATGGCCAGCTCGAGTCCTTCTCATGTTCTCTTGCCAAG TTCCAAAAGATAAAAGATGCCATCCGACTGCACAATACAGATCGTTGCAGCATCGGTCCAGCCAAGGGACCTGAAGGGTTCACATTGGAATCTTTATCCGTGCAGACGAATGCAGCCAAACCAGCTGGATCAAGTTGA
- the LOC106296627 gene encoding UPF0725 protein At4g29550, translating into MTSSSPKSNLCQACQAVITDTGPPPRKRRIELTAAAPEPDKDGLAPTADDESSDEEDSTLSREYTRQLRESDGFDVDVTNPVESFSMHKMKKNETGYFRDLTDIYARLGLHCYNSHKGTNFQLSRVDKFVNYGIFHYYITLEATDPAVDGSCFTFQASLFRDNPVNEAGFRMMTEGCRIKPETPGTGEVISQWGYNDGIDEVYKGSLPNWYSYDALMPLNDQFYHVQDSDILENDWLNLYAEVAMYALQENDSMSLFESWLPLEINKVVVQTFEDVKSKEKLKAANAIFYFSFKNLNAPPHGLCQDHRVIIRRTTDGLPGHICLDINSCTGRNIFKTLPQYR; encoded by the exons ATGACGAGCTCATCACCCAAATCAAACCTTTGCCAGGCTTGCCAG GCTGTGATTACAGACACTGGGCCACCACCGCGCAAGCGGAGGATTGAATTAACGGCCGCAGCACCTGAACCAGACAAAGACGGTTTAGCTCCTACAGCAGATGATGAATCCTCTGACGAAGAAGATTCAACTTTGAGCAGAGAGTACACTCGCCAACTTCGCGAGTCCGAT GGATTCGATGTTGACGTAACTAATCCAGTTGAGTCATTCTCTATGCACAAAATGAAAAAGAACGAAACAGGTTACTTTCGTGACCTGACTGATATTTATGCTAGACTTGGACTCCACTGCTACAATTCTCACAAG GGCACCAACTTCCAGCTGTCAAGAGTAGACAAATTCGTTAACTATGGAATTTTCCATTATTACATAACCTTGGAGGCCACGGATCCGGCAGTCGACGGTTCCTGTTTCACTTTCCAGGCGAGTCTTTTTAGAGATAACCCTGTAAATGAAGCAGGCTTCAGAATGATGACCGAAGGTTGTAGGATCAAACCTGAAACTCCAG GTACTGGAGAAGTCATTAGTCAATGGGGGTACAATGATGGAATTGATGAAGTTTACAAAGGCAGTCTCCCTAATTGGTATTCGTATGATGCATTGATGCCACTCAATGACCAGTTTTATCAT GTGCAAGATTCAGACATTCTTGAAAACGATTGGCTTAATTTGTATGCCGAAGTTGCCATGTATGCGCTGCAGGAAAACGACAGCATGTCCTTGTTCGAGTCTTGGCTGCCTCTGGAGATCAATAAGGTCGTTGTGCAGACTTTTGAAGATGTGAAGTCAAAGGAAAAGCTCAAGGCCGCGAATGCAATCTTCTACTTCAGTTTCAAGAACTTGAATGCTCCTCCTCATGGTCTGTGCCAGGATCACAGAGTCATCATAAGAAGAACCACTGATGGGCTTCCAGGACACATTTGTCTTGACATTAACTCTTGCACCGGTCGTAATATTTTTAAGACTCTACCTCAGTATCGATAA
- the LOC106322508 gene encoding UPF0725 protein At4g29550-like isoform X5: MINQMMNPPPPHLMMNPLTEFDDPVRSTDLHKFENSETGFFRDLANIYARFGLHSYNSRKGTNFQLSRVDKYINYGVFSYSLTFEATDPADGSCFTFQARVLRDDNVKGSYYRIMTEGCRIKPQIPGTREKIHRWEFDPEVYKDTLPDWYPDDALLLPSNDQFHQVGATCSFIFLPPLSFSFSLFVFIFALSQVQDSDILENDWLKLYADLAMYTLKEADMSLFESWLPLEISKVVVQTFEYVKSKEKLKAGNAIFYFSFKNLNAPPHGLCQDHRVIIRRTTDGLPGHACLDFKSCTGHNIFKASSV; encoded by the exons ATGATAAATCAGATGATGAATCCACCGCCGCCGCACCTGATGATGAATCCTCTCACA GAATTCGATGATCCAGTTCGTTCAACGGATCTGCACAAATTTGAAAATAGCGAAACAGGTTTCTTTCGTGACCTGGCTAACATTTATGCTAGATTTGGACTCCACTCCTACAATTCCCGCAAG GGCACCAACTTCCAGTTGTCAAGAGTAGACAAATATATTAACTATGGAGTTTTCAGTTATTCCTTAACCTTTGAGGCCACGGATCCGGCAGACGGTTCTTGTTTCACTTTCCAGGCGCGTGTTCTTAGAGATGACAATGTAAAAGGATCCTACTACAGAATAATGACCGAAGGTTGTAGGATCAAACCTCAAATTCCAG GCACTAGAGAAAAAATACATCGATGGGAGTTCGATCCAGAAGTTTACAAAGACACTCTACCTGATTGGTATCCGGATGATGCATTGTTGTTGCCGTCCAATGACCAGTTTCACCAAGTGGGGGCAACTTGTTCTTTTATATTTCTTCCGCCTCTATCCTTTTCTTTTTCGCTTTTTGTCTTTATTTTTGCTCTTTCACAGGTGCAAGATTCAGACATTCTTGAAAACGATTGGCTTAAACTGTATGCCGATCTTGCCATGTACACACTGAAGGAAGCCGACATGTCCCTGTTTGAGTCTTGGCTGCCTCTGGAGATCAGTAAGGTCGTTGTGCAGACTTTTGAATATGTCAAGTCAAAGGAAAAGCTCAAGGCCGGGAATGCAATCTTCTACTTCAGTTTCAAGAACTTGAATGCTCCTCCCCATGGTCTGTGCCAGGATCACAGAGTCATCATAAGAAGAACCACTGATGGGCTTCCAGGACACGCTTGTCTTGACTTCAAGTCTTGCACCGGTCATAATATTTTCAAGGCGAGTTCGGTCTGA
- the LOC106316919 gene encoding ectonucleotide pyrophosphatase/phosphodiesterase family member 1 encodes MISGDTKPKAMPTPEEDPPSQSIALLHNNNNNNSDSSTNTNTVSSCFIFTSLLIITCIALSAASAFAFLFFSSPPATKPLLSLNQVSKSQPFHRPVARPLKKLHKPVVLLISSDGFRFEYQHKTNLPNIHRLIANGTEAETGLIPVYPTLTFPNHYSIVTGLYPAHHGIINNRFVDPVTGEVFTMASHEPEWWLGEPLWETVVNQGLKAATYFWPGSEVHKGAWDCPKGLCQVYNGSVPFDDRVDTILNYFDLPSSEIPSFMTLYFEDPDHQGHQVGPDDPRITEAVVNIDRLIGRLIDGLEKRGVFEDVTMIMVGDHGMVGTCDKKVIVLDDLASWIDIPASWVHYYTPMLVIKPPKGHNPADVVAKMNQGLGSGKVENGEYLKVYLKEDLPSRLHYVDSDRIPPIIGMVGEGFKVVQKRSKAKECGGAHGYDNAFFSMRTIFMGHGPMFAKGRKVPSFENVEIYNVISTILGLKGAPNNGSEGFPSNVLLPRA; translated from the coding sequence ATGATCTCCGGCGACACAAAGCCCAAAGCGATGCCAACACCAGAAGAAGACCCACCAAGCCAATCAATCGCACTTCTCCACAACAACAACAACAACAACTCAGACTCTTCCACCAACACCAACACTGTCTCAAGCTGCTTCATCTTCACATCTCTCCTCATCATCACCTGCATCGCTCTCTCCGCCGCCTCCGCCTTCGCCTTCCTCTTCTTCTCCTCTCCCCCCGCAACAAAACCCCTCCTCTCCCTCAACCAAGTCTCAAAGTCCCAACCTTTCCACAGACCCGTCGCCCGCCCCCTCAAGAAACTCCACAAGCCCGTCGTCCTCCTCATCTCCTCAGACGGCTTCCGCTTCGAGTACCAACACAAGACCAACCTCCCCAACATCCACCGCCTCATCGCCAACGGAACCGAAGCCGAAACCGGTCTAATCCCGGTTTACCCGACCCTAACTTTCCCCAACCACTACTCCATCGTCACAGGCCTCTACCCAGCTCACCACGGCATCATCAACAACAGGTTCGTCGATCCAGTTACAGGGGAAGTCTTCACAATGGCTAGCCACGAGCCGGAATGGTGGCTAGGCGAGCCGCTGTGGGAGACAGTAGTAAACCAAGGACTCAAAGCCGCTACTTACTTCTGGCCTGGCTCTGAGGTACACAAGGGGGCTTGGGACTGTCCTAAAGGCTTATGTCAAGTTTACAACGGTTCTGTTCCTTTTGACGATAGGGTTGATACTATCTTAAACTACTTCGATTTGCCTAGTAGCGAGATTCCTAGTTTTATGACGCTTTACTTCGAGGATCCGGATCATCAGGGTCATCAAGTGGGCCCTGATGATCCTAGGATCACTGAAGCTGTGGTTAACATCGATAGGTTGATTGGTAGGTTGATAGATGGGTTGGAGAAGAGAGGGGTGTTCGAGGATGTGACTATGATTATGGTTGGTGATCATGGAATGGTTGGGACTTGTGATAAGAAAGTGATCGTTCTCGATGATTTAGCTTCTTGGATCGATATCCCTGCCAGCTGGGTTCATTACTACACTCCTATGCTAGTGATTAAGCCTCCTAAAGGTCATAACCCGGCTGATGTTGTGGCTAAGATGAACCAAGGCTTGGGGTCGGGGAAAGTGGAGAACGGGGAGTATTTGAAGGTTTATCTTAAAGAAGATTTACCTAGCAGGCTTCATTATGTAGACAGCGACAGGATCCCGCCTATTATAGGAATGGTTGGTGAAGGGTTCAAGGTTGTGCAGAAGAGGAGTAAAGCTAAAGAGTGTGGTGGAGCTCATGGGTATGATAATGCCTTCTTTTCGATGAGGACTATATTCATGGGGCACGGTCCTATGTTTGCGAAGGGGAGGAAAGTGCCTTCTTTTGAGAACGTTGAGATATATAATGTCATTAGTACGATTTTGGGACTCAAGGGTGCACCGAACAATGGTTCTGAAGGGTTTCCTTCAAACGTTTTATTGCCAAGGGCGTAA
- the LOC106322508 gene encoding UPF0725 protein At4g29550-like isoform X4 encodes MTSSSPKPNLCAKCQAEITDIGPPPRKRRIELTAAADDKSDDESTAAAPDDESSHSEFDDPVRSTDLHKFENSETGFFRDLANIYARFGLHSYNSRKGTNFQLSRVDKYINYGVFSYSLTFEATDPADGSCFTFQARVLRDDNVKGSYYRIMTEGCRIKPQIPGTREKIHRWEFDPEVYKDTLPDWYPDDALLLPSNDQFHQVQDSDILENDWLKLYADLAMYTLKEADMSLFESWLPLEISKVVVQTFEYVKSKEKLKAGNAIFYFSFKNLNAPPHGLCQDHRVIIRRTTDGLPGHACLDFKSCTGHNIFKASSV; translated from the exons ATGACGAGCTCATCACCCAAACCTAACCTTTGCGCGAAATGCCAG GCTGAGATTACAGACATTGGGCCACCACCGCGCAAGCGGAGGATTGAATTAACCGCCGCCGCAGATGATAAATCAGATGATGAATCCACCGCCGCCGCACCTGATGATGAATCCTCTCACAGT GAATTCGATGATCCAGTTCGTTCAACGGATCTGCACAAATTTGAAAATAGCGAAACAGGTTTCTTTCGTGACCTGGCTAACATTTATGCTAGATTTGGACTCCACTCCTACAATTCCCGCAAG GGCACCAACTTCCAGTTGTCAAGAGTAGACAAATATATTAACTATGGAGTTTTCAGTTATTCCTTAACCTTTGAGGCCACGGATCCGGCAGACGGTTCTTGTTTCACTTTCCAGGCGCGTGTTCTTAGAGATGACAATGTAAAAGGATCCTACTACAGAATAATGACCGAAGGTTGTAGGATCAAACCTCAAATTCCAG GCACTAGAGAAAAAATACATCGATGGGAGTTCGATCCAGAAGTTTACAAAGACACTCTACCTGATTGGTATCCGGATGATGCATTGTTGTTGCCGTCCAATGACCAGTTTCACCAA GTGCAAGATTCAGACATTCTTGAAAACGATTGGCTTAAACTGTATGCCGATCTTGCCATGTACACACTGAAGGAAGCCGACATGTCCCTGTTTGAGTCTTGGCTGCCTCTGGAGATCAGTAAGGTCGTTGTGCAGACTTTTGAATATGTCAAGTCAAAGGAAAAGCTCAAGGCCGGGAATGCAATCTTCTACTTCAGTTTCAAGAACTTGAATGCTCCTCCCCATGGTCTGTGCCAGGATCACAGAGTCATCATAAGAAGAACCACTGATGGGCTTCCAGGACACGCTTGTCTTGACTTCAAGTCTTGCACCGGTCATAATATTTTCAAGGCGAGTTCGGTCTGA
- the LOC106295056 gene encoding uncharacterized protein At4g29660: MQSQGIWSTLWRKYADYKYNKFERFAVWEMIEPYRRPKTFTALITIYVAAFYTGVIGAAVTEQLYKEKFWEEHPGKTVPLMKPLYYRGPWRVYRGEAIASDASSSQ, encoded by the exons ATGCAATCCCAAGGAATTTGGAGCACGCTATGGAGGAAATACGCAGATTATAAGTACAACAAGTTCGAGAGGTTTGCTGTCTGGGAGATGATCGAGCCTTACCGTCGACCCAAAACCTTTACAGCTTTGATTACTATCTACGTCGCCGCCTTTTACACCGGCGTCATCGGGGCTGCGGTTACGGAGCAGCTTTACAAG GAGAAGTTTTGGGAAGAGCACCCAGGCAAAACGGTGCCTCTGATGAAGCCATTGTACTATCGAGGACCATGGAGGGTTTATCGTGGTGAAGCTATTGCTTCTGATGCTAGCAGCAGCCAGTGA